One stretch of Streptomyces sp. R21 DNA includes these proteins:
- a CDS encoding carboxylesterase/lipase family protein: MADRPGVAVPLVETTDGRLRGTVEGGLAVFKGVPYAAPPVGDLRWRPARPHPGWTRVREAVEFGPSAPQPFIEGGDPVLGGHGFPPFDDDCLTLNVWTPAVDDARRPVMVWIHGGGFVSGSGSLPYYSGETFARNGDIVVVTLNYRLGPLGYLHPGAEDGEPEAGNLWLTDQVAALRWVYENIARFGGDPDSVTVAGQSGGAMSTAALAGHPEAQGLFHRAILQSAPFGLALPDPTAYAERTRTFLEAVGVGDVESLRQVPWPRLVEAMIVLFGSSARWGYWSTPFLPVIDGATLFRHPAETLLRDGGADIDVMIGWTRDEANFHFALPEGGYESATEHQVLDRVAATFADGAPEVYAAYERTRPGSRPVDVLMDLVSDELFRAPALKFAEGRAAMGRPVWAYQFDFEAPALQGRLGAAHCLELPFVFDNFDSWSRSPFVEGIGPAARQGLARSMHQAWISFVRDGNPNHPALPEWTRYETGGRSTMRFDSVVSATRDLAGHSRLLFSGALGRPSP; the protein is encoded by the coding sequence ATGGCTGATCGACCGGGTGTGGCTGTGCCGCTCGTGGAAACAACCGACGGCCGCCTGCGCGGGACGGTCGAGGGTGGCCTCGCCGTCTTCAAGGGCGTTCCCTACGCCGCCCCGCCCGTGGGTGATCTGAGGTGGCGGCCCGCTCGGCCGCACCCCGGGTGGACTCGTGTCCGGGAAGCGGTGGAATTCGGTCCCAGTGCGCCGCAGCCCTTCATCGAGGGAGGTGACCCCGTATTGGGCGGTCACGGGTTCCCTCCGTTCGACGACGACTGTCTGACCCTCAATGTGTGGACTCCGGCGGTCGACGATGCCCGGCGACCGGTCATGGTGTGGATCCACGGCGGAGGCTTCGTTTCCGGATCGGGGTCCCTGCCCTACTACTCCGGCGAGACTTTCGCCCGCAACGGCGACATCGTCGTGGTGACCCTCAACTACCGCCTAGGTCCCCTGGGTTACCTCCATCCCGGGGCCGAAGACGGTGAGCCGGAGGCGGGAAACCTCTGGCTCACGGATCAGGTCGCCGCCCTTCGCTGGGTTTACGAGAACATCGCACGTTTCGGAGGCGACCCGGACAGCGTCACGGTTGCCGGCCAGTCGGGCGGGGCCATGTCGACCGCGGCGCTGGCGGGCCACCCCGAGGCGCAGGGCTTGTTCCACCGGGCCATCCTCCAGAGCGCGCCCTTCGGGCTGGCGCTTCCGGACCCCACGGCCTACGCGGAACGCACCAGGACGTTTCTCGAAGCCGTCGGTGTGGGGGATGTGGAGTCCCTGCGGCAGGTCCCGTGGCCGCGTCTGGTCGAGGCGATGATCGTCCTGTTCGGGTCGAGCGCCCGCTGGGGATACTGGTCCACACCCTTCCTGCCCGTCATCGACGGCGCCACCCTGTTCCGTCACCCCGCCGAAACGCTGCTCCGCGACGGCGGCGCGGACATCGACGTCATGATCGGCTGGACGCGCGACGAAGCCAACTTCCACTTCGCCCTCCCCGAGGGGGGCTACGAGTCGGCCACCGAACACCAGGTGCTCGACCGGGTGGCGGCCACGTTCGCGGACGGCGCGCCCGAGGTGTACGCCGCCTATGAGCGCACGCGGCCCGGTTCACGGCCCGTGGACGTGCTGATGGATCTGGTCAGCGACGAGCTCTTCCGCGCCCCCGCCCTGAAGTTCGCGGAAGGCCGGGCGGCGATGGGGCGCCCGGTGTGGGCGTACCAGTTCGACTTCGAAGCGCCCGCCCTCCAGGGCAGGCTCGGAGCGGCCCACTGCCTTGAACTTCCCTTCGTCTTCGACAACTTCGACAGCTGGTCCCGATCCCCGTTCGTGGAAGGGATCGGACCCGCTGCCCGGCAGGGCCTCGCACGCAGCATGCACCAGGCGTGGATCTCCTTCGTCCGTGACGGGAATCCCAACCATCCGGCACTGCCGGAGTGGACGCGCTACGAGACCGGCGGTCGGTCCACGATGCGGTTCGACTCGGTCGTCTCGGCGACCCGCGACCTGGCTGGTCACTCGCGCCTGCTGTTCTCCGGGGCGCTCGGTCGGCCGTCCCCGTGA
- a CDS encoding RidA family protein, whose product MSTERINPPELSPPTGFSHAVAATGSRVVFLAGQTALDADGKVVGATLPEQFEKALTNLLTALRAAGGTPADLARVTVYATDVADYRTHAPELGRIWHRLAGRDYPAMAVIGAVRLWDDQALVELDGFAVLA is encoded by the coding sequence GTGAGCACCGAGCGCATCAACCCGCCCGAACTCTCCCCGCCCACCGGCTTCTCGCACGCGGTGGCCGCCACCGGGAGCCGTGTCGTCTTCCTGGCGGGCCAGACCGCGCTGGACGCCGACGGGAAGGTGGTCGGTGCGACCCTGCCGGAGCAGTTCGAGAAGGCGCTCACCAATCTGCTGACCGCCCTGCGGGCCGCGGGCGGTACCCCCGCCGACCTCGCCCGGGTCACGGTCTACGCCACCGACGTGGCCGACTACCGCACCCACGCCCCCGAACTCGGCCGTATCTGGCACCGGTTGGCGGGCCGCGACTACCCGGCCATGGCGGTCATCGGCGCCGTACGCCTCTGGGACGACCAGGCCCTGGTCGAGCTCGACGGCTTCGCGGTGCTGGCGTAG
- the surE gene encoding 5'/3'-nucleotidase SurE: MRRKRALPLAALLLCAPALGAMTPAAASPMSATSGTSGPLRILLTDDDGYDAPGIRTMSDRLTAAGYDVTIVAPLTNQSGAGTKLLSASTVTVKHPEPRVWAVDGTPGDSVSFGLSEVFAGRAPDLVVSGTNFGPNVAGLATHSGTVGGAIAALEQGVPAIAVSTGGLSAPEYRPTVNAMKPTCDFTVKLIERLRDRAKAGRLLPEGVGLNINHPVIGTDGTGTAEDSALTTQARQQILKADYTDNGDGTWKVNVNLVQQPVQRGSDVEALGQDKVSITPITPDWNTGPADFARAAALLTGLRP, from the coding sequence GTGAGACGCAAGCGTGCGCTACCACTGGCCGCCCTGTTGCTGTGCGCGCCCGCCCTGGGCGCCATGACGCCCGCGGCGGCCTCGCCGATGAGCGCCACCAGCGGCACGAGCGGTCCGCTGCGCATCCTGCTCACCGACGACGACGGCTACGACGCCCCCGGAATCCGCACCATGTCCGACCGGCTGACCGCTGCCGGCTACGACGTCACCATCGTTGCTCCGCTGACCAACCAGAGTGGGGCGGGGACGAAGTTGCTGAGCGCGAGCACGGTGACGGTCAAACACCCTGAACCCCGTGTATGGGCCGTCGACGGGACGCCCGGCGACTCGGTGTCCTTCGGCCTCTCCGAAGTCTTCGCCGGCCGGGCCCCCGACCTGGTCGTCTCCGGTACCAACTTCGGCCCGAACGTGGCCGGTCTGGCCACGCACTCCGGCACGGTGGGCGGCGCGATCGCCGCGCTGGAACAGGGCGTCCCCGCCATCGCGGTGAGCACCGGCGGCCTCTCCGCGCCCGAGTACCGGCCCACCGTCAACGCGATGAAACCGACCTGCGACTTCACGGTCAAGCTCATCGAGCGGCTCAGGGACCGCGCGAAAGCCGGCCGGCTGCTGCCCGAGGGTGTCGGCCTCAACATCAACCACCCGGTGATCGGCACGGACGGGACGGGGACCGCGGAGGACTCCGCTCTCACCACCCAGGCCCGGCAGCAGATCCTCAAGGCCGACTACACCGACAACGGCGACGGCACCTGGAAGGTGAACGTCAACCTCGTCCAGCAGCCCGTCCAGAGGGGCAGCGACGTAGAGGCCCTGGGCCAGGACAAGGTCTCCATCACTCCGATCACGCCCGACTGGAACACCGGCCCGGCAGATTTCGCCAGGGCAGCAGCGCTGCTCACGGGGCTGCGGCCGTAG
- a CDS encoding AMP-binding protein, whose protein sequence is MDPRTTRDDAPPTTSAHVDTFARDHLPPPDQWPELRFDLPELRYPDRLNCAAELFGHTDPERPVFRTASGDLWTYGQLLARVDRIAHVLASELGVVPGHRVLLRGPTTPWLAACWLAVLKAGAVAVTVLAQQRPHELATMCEIARVTHALCDIRSVDDLVKAEIPGLRITTYGGDAPDDLLLRITGAPDEPYEAVDTAADDIALIAFTSGTTGRPKGCMHYHRDVLAIADTFSKHVLKPHADDVFAGSPPLGFTFGLGGLVIFPMRAGASSLLLEQAGPKQLLPAIAEHRVSVLFTAPTAYRAMLDELDAHDTASLRRCVSAGENLPAGTWKAWHARTGLRIINGIGATELLHIFISAADELIRPGTTGVPVPGWHARVVDDSGTPLPDGEPGLLAVRGPVGCRYLADPRQREYVRDGWNITGDTYVRDPDGYFRYVARADDMIISAGYNIAGPEVEDALLRHPDVVEAAVVGRSDEARGQVVVAYAVLRPGAHQDRETLRAFLKSELAPYKCPREIVFLDALPRTATGKLQRFRLRTEGDQQ, encoded by the coding sequence ATGGACCCCAGGACCACCAGGGACGACGCACCGCCGACGACCTCGGCCCACGTCGACACCTTCGCGCGCGACCACCTCCCGCCCCCCGACCAGTGGCCCGAGCTCCGCTTCGACCTCCCCGAGCTCCGTTACCCCGATCGGCTGAACTGTGCCGCCGAGCTGTTCGGGCACACGGACCCGGAGCGCCCGGTCTTCCGCACGGCCTCCGGCGACCTGTGGACCTACGGGCAGCTCCTCGCCCGGGTCGACCGGATCGCCCATGTACTGGCCTCCGAGCTCGGCGTCGTACCCGGCCATCGTGTGCTGCTGCGCGGGCCCACCACGCCCTGGCTGGCGGCGTGCTGGCTGGCGGTGCTCAAGGCGGGCGCGGTGGCCGTCACCGTGCTCGCCCAGCAGCGCCCCCACGAGCTGGCGACCATGTGCGAGATCGCCCGGGTGACACACGCACTGTGCGACATCCGGTCCGTCGACGACCTCGTGAAGGCGGAGATTCCGGGGCTGCGGATCACGACGTACGGCGGGGACGCGCCGGACGACCTGCTGCTGCGGATCACGGGCGCACCGGACGAGCCGTACGAGGCCGTCGACACGGCGGCCGACGACATCGCGCTGATCGCGTTCACCTCAGGCACGACCGGCCGCCCCAAAGGGTGCATGCACTACCACCGGGATGTGCTGGCGATAGCGGACACCTTCTCGAAGCATGTGTTGAAGCCACATGCCGACGATGTCTTCGCGGGCAGTCCCCCGCTCGGCTTCACCTTCGGCCTGGGCGGGCTGGTGATCTTCCCGATGAGGGCGGGGGCCAGTTCGCTGCTGCTCGAACAGGCGGGCCCCAAGCAGCTGTTGCCCGCGATCGCCGAGCACCGGGTCTCCGTGCTGTTCACCGCGCCGACCGCCTACCGGGCGATGCTGGACGAGCTGGACGCCCACGACACCGCGTCGCTACGGCGCTGTGTCTCGGCCGGCGAGAACCTGCCGGCGGGCACCTGGAAGGCCTGGCACGCGCGGACGGGGCTGCGCATCATCAACGGCATCGGCGCCACCGAACTGCTGCACATCTTCATCTCGGCGGCCGACGAACTGATCCGGCCCGGCACGACGGGCGTCCCGGTACCGGGGTGGCACGCGCGCGTGGTCGACGATTCCGGCACTCCGCTGCCCGACGGCGAGCCCGGTCTGCTCGCGGTGCGGGGCCCGGTCGGCTGCCGTTATCTCGCCGACCCGCGGCAGCGGGAGTACGTGCGCGACGGCTGGAACATCACCGGCGACACCTACGTGCGCGACCCCGACGGCTACTTCCGCTATGTCGCCCGCGCCGACGACATGATCATCTCGGCCGGGTACAACATCGCGGGCCCCGAGGTCGAGGACGCCCTGCTGCGCCATCCGGACGTGGTCGAGGCAGCGGTCGTGGGGCGGTCCGACGAGGCACGCGGGCAGGTCGTGGTGGCGTACGCGGTCCTGCGCCCCGGCGCGCACCAGGACCGGGAGACGCTGCGCGCCTTCCTCAAGTCCGAGCTGGCCCCGTACAAGTGTCCCCGCGAGATCGTCTTCCTGGACGCGCTCCCGCGCACCGCGACCGGCAAGCTCCAGCGCTTCCGTCTGCGCACCGAGGGTGACCAGCAGTGA
- a CDS encoding acyl-CoA dehydrogenase family protein → MTAFSLDPAQTAWCAELRTLAAQRLRPLAEKGEPGHVNRPLVAALGELGLLKRLFTSGALDLCLMRESLAQVCTEAETALALQGLGAHPVHAYGTRAQRDRWLPAVSDGGAVAAFALSEPGAGSDAAALALSADRDDRGGGHGGDGGSWRLTGEKCWISNAPEADFYTVFARTTPGAGARGVTAFLVPADRPGLTGTPLDMLSPHPIGSLAFDGVPVTSDDVLGEPDRGFRVAMGTLNLFRPSVGAFAVGMAQAALEATLGHTAGREAFGGKLRDLQTVAHQVAEMALRTEAARLMVYAAAAAYDEGAPDVPKRAAMAKLLATETAQYVVDAAVQLHGARALRRGHLLEHLYREVRAPRIYEGASEVQRAVIAKELYATREAP, encoded by the coding sequence ATGACCGCATTCTCGCTCGATCCGGCACAAACGGCCTGGTGTGCCGAGCTGCGCACGCTGGCCGCGCAGCGCCTGCGCCCACTCGCGGAGAAGGGCGAACCGGGCCACGTCAACCGCCCCCTCGTCGCCGCCCTCGGCGAACTCGGCCTGCTGAAAAGGCTGTTCACCTCCGGCGCCCTCGACCTGTGCCTGATGCGCGAGTCCCTCGCCCAGGTCTGCACGGAGGCCGAGACCGCGCTCGCCCTCCAGGGCCTGGGCGCGCACCCGGTCCACGCGTACGGCACGCGCGCCCAGCGCGACCGCTGGCTTCCCGCGGTGAGCGACGGCGGCGCGGTGGCCGCCTTCGCGCTGAGCGAGCCGGGCGCGGGCTCGGACGCGGCGGCGCTGGCGCTGAGCGCGGACCGGGACGACCGCGGCGGCGGTCATGGCGGCGACGGAGGCAGCTGGCGGCTCACGGGCGAGAAGTGCTGGATCTCCAACGCCCCCGAGGCCGACTTCTACACCGTGTTCGCCCGCACCACCCCCGGCGCCGGCGCCCGCGGAGTCACCGCCTTCCTCGTCCCCGCCGACCGGCCCGGCCTCACCGGCACCCCGCTCGACATGCTCTCGCCGCACCCCATCGGCTCCCTCGCCTTCGACGGCGTACCCGTGACGTCGGACGATGTGCTCGGCGAGCCCGACCGCGGCTTCCGCGTGGCCATGGGCACCCTCAACCTCTTCCGGCCGAGCGTCGGCGCGTTCGCGGTCGGCATGGCACAGGCCGCGCTGGAGGCGACTCTCGGGCACACGGCCGGGCGGGAGGCGTTCGGCGGCAAGTTGAGGGACCTGCAGACGGTGGCCCACCAGGTCGCCGAGATGGCGCTGCGTACGGAGGCGGCACGTCTCATGGTCTACGCGGCCGCCGCGGCGTACGACGAAGGCGCCCCCGACGTCCCGAAGCGCGCCGCGATGGCGAAGCTACTCGCCACCGAGACCGCCCAGTACGTCGTCGACGCCGCGGTCCAGCTGCACGGTGCACGCGCCCTGCGCCGCGGCCACCTGCTCGAACACCTCTACCGGGAGGTCCGGGCGCCGCGCATCTACGAGGGCGCGAGCGAGGTCCAACGGGCCGTCATCGCCAAGGAGTTGTACGCCACCAGGGAGGCCCCGTGA
- a CDS encoding phosphatase PAP2 family protein, giving the protein MLKLPHPPDRDGAAAAHPRHLVPAAPPRWAPVVGVVLLLATLVMGLMLRGGGKPDFQGLDERLAAGMGGSARGSALGLALVLDKIGGPIGVLIPLAMTGCLSVYGRWRSALFFFTASVLANLVVVLGLKEFVGRSRPPHSWVLVNDGSFPSGQVFMITALLVAAGVVFLRPRVRLAGWIVAGLVAVLMMWSRVRLQAQWPSDTVAGAMAGLGSVLVLWRAFGSLLRREAERLASDRLWE; this is encoded by the coding sequence ATGCTGAAACTGCCGCACCCTCCCGATCGTGACGGCGCCGCCGCTGCGCATCCGCGACACCTCGTGCCCGCTGCTCCACCCCGGTGGGCGCCGGTGGTGGGCGTCGTCCTCCTCCTGGCGACCTTGGTCATGGGGCTGATGCTCAGAGGCGGCGGCAAGCCGGACTTTCAAGGGCTGGACGAGCGCCTCGCCGCAGGTATGGGCGGTTCGGCGCGTGGTTCGGCCCTGGGGCTGGCGCTCGTTCTCGACAAGATCGGGGGACCGATAGGGGTACTGATCCCGCTCGCCATGACCGGTTGCCTGAGCGTCTACGGGCGCTGGAGGTCCGCCCTGTTCTTCTTCACGGCGAGTGTGCTGGCCAATCTGGTGGTGGTCCTGGGTTTGAAGGAGTTCGTCGGCCGGTCCAGGCCCCCGCATTCGTGGGTGCTGGTGAACGACGGCTCCTTTCCCTCCGGTCAGGTATTCATGATCACCGCGCTGCTCGTCGCCGCGGGTGTGGTGTTCCTGCGGCCGAGGGTGCGCCTGGCGGGGTGGATCGTCGCCGGGCTGGTCGCGGTGTTGATGATGTGGAGCCGGGTGCGGCTGCAGGCTCAGTGGCCGAGTGACACGGTCGCCGGTGCGATGGCGGGTCTGGGGTCCGTGCTGGTGCTCTGGAGGGCCTTCGGGTCACTCCTTCGCCGTGAGGCGGAGCGGTTGGCCTCCGATCGCCTCTGGGAGTGA
- a CDS encoding PaaX family transcriptional regulator C-terminal domain-containing protein gives MINVADQHAPRSLIVTLYGAYGRFMPGPVPVSELIRLLSAVGVDAPSVRSSVSRLKRRGLLEPARTAEGAAGYALSPDARQLLDDGDRRVYAAAPPEDDGWVLAVFSVPESERQKRHVLRSRLAGLGFGTAAPGVWLAPARLYEETRHTLERLRLDAYVELFRGEHLGFAATADAVARWWDLAAIAKEHEEFLDRHARVLRAWERRADTPPEEAYRDYLLALDSWRHLPYTDPGLPPALLPQDWPGARSAAVFRALHERLRDAGAVFAGVREPFAEV, from the coding sequence ATGATCAACGTGGCCGACCAGCACGCTCCCCGCTCCCTCATCGTCACGCTCTACGGCGCCTACGGCCGGTTCATGCCCGGCCCGGTGCCGGTGTCCGAGCTGATCCGCCTTCTCTCCGCCGTGGGCGTGGACGCGCCCTCCGTGCGGTCGTCCGTGTCACGTCTCAAACGCCGCGGACTGCTCGAACCGGCGCGCACAGCGGAGGGCGCGGCCGGGTACGCGCTGTCGCCGGACGCGCGGCAGCTCCTCGACGACGGGGACCGGCGCGTGTACGCGGCGGCGCCGCCCGAGGACGACGGCTGGGTGCTCGCCGTCTTCTCCGTGCCGGAGTCCGAGCGGCAGAAGCGGCACGTCCTGCGCTCGCGCCTGGCCGGCCTGGGCTTCGGAACGGCGGCCCCCGGGGTTTGGCTGGCTCCGGCGCGCCTCTACGAAGAGACCCGGCACACCCTGGAACGGCTGCGCCTGGACGCGTACGTGGAACTGTTCCGCGGTGAGCACCTGGGCTTCGCGGCGACGGCGGACGCGGTCGCCCGCTGGTGGGACCTGGCCGCGATCGCCAAGGAGCACGAGGAGTTCCTCGACCGCCACGCGCGCGTGCTGCGCGCCTGGGAGCGGCGCGCGGACACCCCGCCCGAGGAGGCCTACCGCGACTATCTGCTCGCCCTGGATTCCTGGCGCCACCTCCCCTACACCGACCCCGGACTGCCTCCGGCCCTGCTGCCCCAGGACTGGCCGGGCGCCCGCTCGGCCGCCGTGTTCCGGGCGCTGCACGAGCGGCTGCGCGACGCCGGCGCTGTTTTCGCGGGTGTTCGCGAACCCTTCGCCGAGGTGTGA
- a CDS encoding MFS transporter, with amino-acid sequence MSAADLIQPQAADAEAPRQRGLLSLLLIANSTMLAVYMGVGSVLLPTQIESVDPVHKVTILGIVGGVSAIFATAFNPIAGALSDRSGKRNPWILGGAFLSCAGLIFLGTVRTALLLGIGWCLVQATMNSYQAAVTALVPDRVPLARRGTASALVGLALPVGGTLGVLIASRTSGSPSTGYLVLGVMLSAAAASLSFFFRDVPRERIVPKVSRQAKVAAFLSALSHHDFRWAFIGRALLVLGYFSVVGYQLYILDDHITLPKGMHPTDAMAILTPVSMLAMAVSTIVGGLLSDRWNRRKVFVGVSAALAGLVTVIPVISPTWPGMLAFSILNGLAFGCFMAVDTALVTLVLPKAEDAARDMGVLNIANAGPQIVAPFVASAVVTVAGGYGPLFLTGGALALLGALAILPIRSVR; translated from the coding sequence ATGAGCGCCGCCGACCTGATCCAGCCTCAGGCAGCGGACGCCGAAGCACCCCGTCAACGGGGGCTCCTGTCGCTGCTTCTGATCGCCAACTCCACGATGCTGGCGGTCTACATGGGAGTCGGTTCCGTCCTGCTCCCCACCCAGATCGAATCCGTCGACCCCGTTCACAAGGTGACCATCCTGGGCATCGTCGGGGGCGTCAGCGCGATCTTCGCCACCGCCTTCAACCCCATCGCGGGCGCGCTGTCCGACCGCTCCGGTAAGCGGAACCCATGGATCCTCGGCGGCGCGTTCCTCTCCTGCGCCGGCCTGATCTTCCTGGGCACGGTGCGTACGGCGCTGCTGCTCGGTATCGGGTGGTGCCTGGTTCAGGCGACCATGAACTCCTACCAGGCCGCGGTGACCGCCCTCGTGCCCGACCGGGTCCCGCTCGCCCGGCGCGGCACGGCCTCCGCACTCGTCGGCCTCGCTCTGCCTGTCGGCGGCACGCTGGGGGTGCTGATCGCCTCGCGCACGTCCGGCAGCCCGAGCACGGGATACCTGGTCCTGGGCGTCATGCTGTCCGCGGCCGCCGCGTCGCTGTCGTTCTTCTTCCGTGATGTGCCCCGCGAGCGGATCGTGCCGAAGGTGTCCCGCCAGGCCAAGGTCGCCGCGTTCCTCTCCGCGCTCTCCCACCACGACTTCCGCTGGGCGTTCATCGGACGGGCTCTGCTCGTACTCGGTTACTTCTCCGTCGTCGGCTACCAGCTGTACATCCTGGACGACCACATCACCCTGCCGAAGGGCATGCACCCCACCGACGCGATGGCGATCCTGACACCCGTGTCCATGCTGGCCATGGCGGTCTCGACAATCGTCGGCGGGCTCCTGTCCGACCGCTGGAACCGGCGCAAGGTGTTCGTCGGCGTATCGGCAGCCCTCGCCGGCCTCGTCACCGTCATCCCGGTCATCAGCCCGACCTGGCCCGGCATGCTGGCCTTCAGCATCCTCAACGGCCTGGCGTTCGGCTGCTTCATGGCCGTGGACACCGCCCTGGTGACCCTGGTGCTTCCCAAGGCGGAGGACGCCGCTCGGGACATGGGCGTCCTGAACATCGCCAACGCCGGCCCACAGATCGTCGCCCCCTTCGTCGCCTCGGCCGTCGTGACCGTCGCCGGCGGCTACGGCCCCCTCTTCCTGACCGGCGGTGCCCTCGCACTGCTCGGCGCCCTCGCGATCCTTCCCATCCGCAGCGTTCGCTGA
- a CDS encoding carboxylesterase/lipase family protein produces MRDPRVIRTTPLLTCLFTLIALLWCVPTSSAAPRDDTSEPPQVRTGEGQLLGRVHDQAEEFLGVPYAAPPVGPSRLRPPRPPSHWSGARDATRQAPACPQFSPFGLRDPQAVSEDCLYLDVYRPRGARQGQSLPVLFWMHGGGYSQGTGTQFGARTMASLTGTVVVSINYRLGQLGYLDLPELTRDNAYDSGSFGLMDQIAALKWTRDNIAAWGGDPNNITLSGQSAGSASVCSMLASPRAKGLFSHAVLQSGPCSLLRAPDRAQAQRDSRAFAAAAGCSAPETRAACLRSASTDALIAAARTHPASGPAVGDRLLPRQPFDAIADGDWNRVPVLIGSTRAESRLFVALSTPHLTADEYRAAVGAQYGDAAAQVLAHYPLSSYDSPYLAMSALTTDSTFACHTQRTASSLARQVPTHEYEFDDPRSPTLYGAQVPGLDMANAHSAELAYLYDFTMADRPLTAAQILLADRMKRYWGAFSRTGNPNTAGQAMWPPAGGPLGRVLELTPSTDRVSTAFASKHQCAFWAQSSPL; encoded by the coding sequence ATGAGAGATCCGCGCGTCATCCGGACCACCCCCTTACTGACCTGCCTGTTCACCTTGATCGCCTTGCTGTGGTGCGTCCCCACCAGTTCGGCAGCGCCCCGAGACGACACATCCGAGCCCCCACAGGTACGCACCGGCGAGGGACAGCTGCTGGGGCGCGTACACGACCAGGCCGAGGAATTCCTCGGCGTACCGTACGCCGCGCCGCCGGTGGGCCCCTCGCGCCTGCGGCCGCCGCGACCGCCGAGCCACTGGAGCGGGGCCCGTGACGCGACCCGCCAGGCACCGGCATGCCCGCAGTTCTCGCCCTTCGGCCTGCGCGACCCGCAAGCAGTGAGCGAGGACTGCCTGTACCTCGACGTCTACCGGCCCCGAGGGGCCCGGCAGGGGCAATCCCTGCCCGTCCTCTTCTGGATGCACGGCGGCGGATACAGCCAGGGCACAGGCACCCAGTTCGGGGCACGCACCATGGCGAGCCTCACCGGCACAGTGGTCGTCAGCATCAACTACCGCCTCGGCCAACTCGGTTACCTGGACCTGCCGGAACTCACCCGCGACAACGCGTACGACTCCGGCTCCTTCGGGCTGATGGATCAGATCGCCGCCCTGAAGTGGACCCGCGACAACATCGCGGCATGGGGCGGCGACCCGAACAACATCACCCTCTCGGGACAGTCGGCGGGCAGCGCCTCCGTCTGCTCGATGCTCGCCTCCCCGCGAGCGAAGGGCCTGTTCAGCCATGCCGTCCTGCAAAGCGGCCCCTGCTCCCTGCTGCGGGCACCCGATCGTGCGCAGGCTCAGCGCGACAGCCGGGCATTCGCAGCGGCGGCCGGCTGCTCCGCCCCGGAAACCCGAGCCGCCTGCCTGCGCTCGGCTTCGACGGACGCCCTGATCGCGGCGGCCCGGACGCATCCGGCATCGGGCCCCGCGGTCGGTGATCGCCTGCTTCCCCGCCAGCCGTTCGACGCCATCGCGGACGGCGACTGGAATCGGGTCCCCGTCCTGATCGGCAGCACCCGTGCGGAGAGCCGGTTGTTCGTCGCTCTCAGCACGCCCCACCTGACCGCCGATGAGTACCGGGCCGCTGTCGGCGCACAGTACGGCGACGCCGCCGCCCAAGTGCTCGCGCACTACCCTCTCTCCTCCTACGACAGCCCTTACCTGGCCATGTCGGCCTTGACGACGGACTCCACCTTCGCCTGCCACACACAGCGGACCGCGAGTTCGCTGGCACGCCAAGTACCCACCCACGAGTACGAGTTCGACGATCCACGGTCGCCGACCCTGTACGGGGCCCAGGTGCCCGGCCTGGACATGGCCAACGCGCACAGCGCCGAGCTGGCCTATCTGTACGACTTCACCATGGCCGACCGCCCGCTGACAGCAGCCCAGATACTGCTGGCCGACCGCATGAAGCGCTACTGGGGCGCCTTCTCCCGCACGGGCAACCCCAACACCGCGGGGCAGGCGATGTGGCCCCCCGCCGGCGGGCCCCTCGGGCGAGTACTCGAGCTCACTCCGAGTACGGACCGCGTGTCCACCGCTTTCGCCTCAAAGCACCAGTGCGCGTTCTGGGCTCAGTCGTCTCCTCTGTGA
- a CDS encoding DUF5999 family protein, which translates to MCSHQTSENTVRGIAHIVSAHPEQGWSLLCDGSIVFDDCGELRPDGSVVAPHRAFVEQLAVAA; encoded by the coding sequence ATGTGTTCTCACCAGACTTCGGAAAACACCGTCCGCGGGATCGCGCACATCGTCTCCGCCCACCCCGAGCAGGGCTGGAGCCTCCTGTGCGACGGCTCCATCGTCTTCGACGACTGCGGTGAGCTGCGGCCCGACGGCAGCGTCGTCGCCCCGCACCGCGCGTTCGTCGAGCAGCTGGCCGTCGCGGCCTGA
- a CDS encoding DUF6299 family protein: protein MSLRTFRQVVGAATGAALLLLVAPSAVALPSGPHRADPYEEVTVDPTGTVTPDGTITLSGTYRCLSGTGPVFVSSSVSQGDPRVRHGIGGTSAVCDGADHRWVNSEKRDPGTLQPGAAHVEATVMELSGSGLPLPRFHATRQQDVTIAQD from the coding sequence ATGTCCCTGCGGACTTTCCGCCAGGTCGTCGGCGCGGCCACGGGCGCCGCGCTGCTGCTGCTCGTCGCCCCGTCCGCGGTCGCCCTGCCGAGCGGCCCGCACCGCGCCGACCCCTACGAGGAGGTGACCGTCGACCCGACCGGCACCGTCACACCCGACGGAACCATCACCCTCTCCGGCACGTACCGCTGTCTGAGCGGCACGGGACCGGTGTTCGTGTCCTCCTCCGTGTCACAGGGCGACCCCCGGGTGCGCCACGGCATCGGCGGCACCTCGGCGGTGTGCGACGGCGCGGACCACCGCTGGGTCAACTCGGAGAAGCGCGACCCGGGCACCCTCCAGCCGGGCGCCGCCCATGTCGAGGCCACCGTGATGGAGCTGTCCGGCTCCGGCCTTCCGCTGCCCCGCTTCCACGCCACGCGCCAGCAGGACGTCACCATCGCTCAGGACTGA